Within Bos indicus x Bos taurus breed Angus x Brahman F1 hybrid chromosome 2, Bos_hybrid_MaternalHap_v2.0, whole genome shotgun sequence, the genomic segment TGCTGCCCCCTGCTGCCTGGAGACAAAGAGGAGATACAGCGGTCCCTAAGGGCCCTTCCAGCTGAGCCCATCTCTGCCCTCTGGATTCCTCTGCCAACCTGCCTCCGATTGGCAGCAGATCACACTGCTGCTTCTCATAGGAATCCCATGATGCTGTCTGGGGCCTCAGGTGCTATGGCTCCCAGGACCTGGGTCTCCACTGATACCCCAGTCCAAAGGATGGCGCTTCAGCACAGGTGCTTTGGCTAGCCAGTTGAGAGGTTCTGGAACCCAGAGCCGTCCAGAGGCCCATGGGGCCTGCCGCACAGAGATATACAGAAAGTCTGCCCTGAGCACTGGGTTCACCGACCCCAGCTCTGCCGGGACACTCACGTATTTGAAGACCAGCACAATGACAGTGATAATCCCAGTCACTGTCATCACTATTCCCAGGACACAGAAGAGGCCTGTGCACGAGGTGAAGTCCACCTgccaggaagagagagggaggcatGTGTCAGACGGGCCACAACTAGCAGCCCGGCCAGCCaggccctgcctcctccaggaggctCAGTGCTGCCTCCTGGGGCACTCGGGAGTGACCATGGCATTCTAAGGACAGACAGGAAGCAGAGTTGTGGATGTAAATGTGAAGGGAAGGGGCTTCGGGTCTCTGAGGGAGACCCCTAGTATAAGGATCTGGGCCCTCCCAGGCCTGCTCAAGTGCCAGGCCCAGAAGATCAGGTCTGTATAAGAAAGGGGGATGGGGTGGCCAGGGAGGGGCCGGCCCTCCAGTGCCCTCACCTTGGTCTGGAAGcagaagatggtgactgaaatGGACACCACAGCAGTGATGATCATTGCAATGATGACAGCTTTGGTTTTATACACACTGCAGGGAAGGAATTAAGAGAAGCCAGAGGCATAAGCCATGCACAAATGACTTCAAAATACAGCTTTCTGGAGGTACCGTGCCCAGCATGCAGCCATACGGACGGCTGCCAGCCCAGGGGTGCCCCAATCCCCTATAAAACACACTACCGTGTACCGACTGCCCCTGAACGCACCTGGAGATGGTGCCAGTCATGTAGGCCATGGCAAGAGTCTGAGGGAAGAACAGAGACGAGTGAGACACTTCATGGAGCCTGTGGGAcgtccccggtggctcagtggttaagactccaagcttccaaggcagggggcgcCGGTTTgtcccctagtcagggaactaagatcccacatgccccgtggtgtggccaaaaatatatatttttttaaaaaaagagggacttcccaagtggtctAGCGGTTGGGACTCtttactcccaatgcaggggcccagatttgatccctggtcagggaactagatcccacatgccgcaactgagactcagtgcagccaaataaataaatcaacaacaaaattaaaatcaattttaaaaagagggggcAGACAGAACCCTGGAGGCATGGTGGGGACACTACCACAGCTGGTGGTACGTGTCACCTCGCATGAAAGTGGCAGCCACAAGGAAACCGAGGGCAGAGGCAGGTCGGGGAGAGAGCCAGGGCCATCTTCCCCCACAGGGTCCCATTCCTTCCCTGGGCCCAGCCCTCCCTCACcagctccaccccctcccccgaccCTCTGACTCACAAAGATGATCAGCAAGATGATGTTCCATGGGAAACGGCGTCTGAAGGGAAAGAAACCATGACTTAGTGGCGTGTGGCTGGCCAGGTCTCAGAAGGAAGTTCCTGGCTTGTGCACCTCGAGAATGAGGCCTGGACTCGagggagaggaggctggcatgGCCCTGGGGACCTGCTCGTGTTCTATGCAGAGACAGCAGGGGGAACAAGACAGACCTGGGCTGTGGGGCCACAGAGACCTGGATTTGTCCGCAGCTCTTTGACTGCTTGTGTGACTGTGAGAAAGTtccttggcctctctgagccttgggttCTTCCTATTTATTAAAGGGTTAAAATGCCACGTATCTTGTAGGGTAGCTATAAGAATAACAGCTAAATAGCTAAATAGATCCTGCACACACAAGGCACTTGGCACCCAGCTGAGAATAGCCAGTAGCTGCCACCACCATCTTCTTcaccttcatcatcatcatcatcactgttgGTTAAGTCTCTACTCAGATGCtataagggggcttcccaggtggcgccagtggtaaagaacccgcctgccaaggcaggtagacataagagactcaggttcgatccctgggtggggaagatcccttagagggggcatggcaacccactccagtattcttgcctagagaatcccatggacagaggagcctgacaggctacagtccacagggtcacaaagagttggactcgactgaagcgataTGGCACACGTGCATGTCCTTGCTCCCCCCGCCATCCCTTCCCATGGGCTAAGTCTCTGGGACTCACCTGGGTCCCTGGCAACAGGCGAGGGTCAGGTATGTGACCAGGAAGACAGCACTGGGAAGAAAGAGACAGGGAAGTAGTCTCAGGCCCACTGTGCCCCTCAGCCCCCTCCTGGCCCAGCCTGGTGGCACTCACCAGCCTGGCAgactggaggcccagagaggcgtCTAGAAGTCTAAGGGAAAGCTGCCCAGCAGGACAGGATCACCCTGGCCACAGGCACTGAGGCCATCAGTAACAGGAGGCCAGGCCTGGGAAGCGGAGGAGGAGCCGCCAGAGAGAGAGGTGGCCGCCGCAGGAGCCACAGAGGGAGGTGGCCAGAGCAGGGGCCTGGCCTGGGAGGAGGCCGCAGGAGCCACAGAGAGAGGTGGCCAGAGCAGGGGCCTGGCCTGGGAGGAGGCCGCAGGAGCCACAGAGAGAGGTGGCCGGAGCGGGGGCCTGGCCTGGGAGGAGGCCTCAGGAGCCACAGAGAGAGGTGGCTGGAGCGGGGGCCTGGCCTGGGAGGAGGCCACAGGGAGAGGCGGCCAGAACAGAGGCCTGTCCTACAGGATGCATGCAGCCATGGGTCCCCCACCCCCGCTCTCAGGAGTCCCCTGACACTCACACTCAGTAGCACACACCACAAGGCCCAGCACAGCTGGCAACTGGGACACCCCTCCCTCCGAAAGGATTCTATCCCTACTAGTCAGTTGTTACCCCTCGTCTCCCAGCCCCCAAGCAGAGAAGAGCGCACACTCACTAGGATGCGTAGTACACGGCCATGTTTGCCCTCACAAAGTCACCGACTGGCTTCCTGTGGAGCAGAGAAGACACAAAAAGAGTCATGCCAAGGCTGTCCGCCCCCTGCCGAGGCCCTACCCCATCTTCTCTCAGCACCCGCAGCCAAGCCCCTCTTCCTGTCCATGGGTCAAGGGCCCCACCCTAGCCATGCTCCCAGCAGGGGACCCAGAGCCCAGGACGCCAGAGCCGCCTTCAGCTGTGCAGAGAGGCCCAGAGACTCACACGAAGGTGAAGACAGCGATGATGCCCACCGTGACGAGCAGCTGGATGGAGATGATGGTGTAAACCTGGAATAGAGACACCGGACAGCACCGTCACCACCCTCCGCTCCCAGCCTTCCCCCAGGAAGCAGCCAGCCCCGAGACCAAGGAGCCCAAAAGACCTTACCACTCTAGGTCTGCTCCCATCTTCCAGAGGTAGGGAGGAGGTTCCTTCTTCATTTTGAAGGATCTACTCTTCTTTTCCACCTGAGAGCCCACCCCAGctgcactgcagcctgccagagaGGCCAGCCCAGTGATGAGTCTGGCTCAGATGCTGAGTGGCTCAGATGCTGTGCACACCCGCAGGGCTGGTCCCACCCCGCTGCTCCTGACATCTCCCCTTCCTGGCCCAACACCTGGCCTTCACTGACATTCActgccctgcctctgccctgccccaccACACTCCCGGGTATGGCCTCTGCGCCTGCAGCAATTCAGCCTGAATGTTGATCAGGTATCTCTCTACCCTGAGCAGGTGCTGGGGCGAGGTGAGATGGCGGGCAGGGGCCTGTGAGTGCATGTGATCAATTCTGGCTTCAAATTGCTGCAGTGTAACAGGAGAAAGAAGTTTGCAGAGGGCAGAACACTTCAGCAGGACTGTTCAGATTGAACCTGCCCCCCAAAACAAGGGCAAGGAAGAGACAAGCAAAAGCGGGTGAACACAGCTTAGAGGAGCTAGGGTTCCCTCAGAGGAGAGCGCAAGGCTAAAGTGGACCAGAGGACCGCCATTCCTATTGAGGCAGTCCCAGCGCAggatggaaaagaatttccagacacagagtatTGCAGAAAGGAGTTCAGAACGAAGAGCACAGATAAAGTGGGCACTGCAAGCTCAGCAGCCGACAACTCCTGAAAAGCCAGGGAGAATCGACAGTTTTCATGGGTtaatagccaatttttatagcctcaagacaaagaaaattcctggaaGGTTGGCGTCAGGTGACTGGTTGAAGCACTATAGAGTGTTTACTGCAGTCGGCATCTTTGCCTAATTGGGAGTCAGGAAGCTTGTTAGTAATGATTAGGGGGGCTTTTGGCATCGGGGCTCAATTAGTTTTGGAGGTAaccttggttctgggctccaCTTCTGTGGCCTTGGTGCAAAGCCTCCCATCTGTGGCTTAGGGCAGGACTCCACATTCACCCCTCTTCTTATCAATGGGCCAAATCACAGCCCCAGTGGCCCAGATTCACCTGCCCACCAGCCCATATCTCACCTTTCGGATGAAGGCGTGTCGGACTTTCCGGTCATCCCAGTCTCCAGATCCAAAAGTGTCACTCACTGCTCTCTCCCCGCCATCATAGCCATGGCCTGCGCCTGGGGACAGATCACACATGACCAACTGGGGAACTGGGACCTGTGGCCTCAATCCCCAAGCCTCTGGAACACTATCTCAACAGTCTCAAGGATCTCCAGCCAAAACTCAGGAATTCCTCTCCCCAGCTGGCCCTCCAGGTGCCCCCGGAGTGACCTGAGTGGATACTATAGGGAGCGATAGGTCCCTGGCCGAGAGGGCCCTGAGGTGTAAGCACTCCATCAGCATGATTCCACTGAGGGGTGTGAACACCCGCCGCCCCTGCCGGCAAGGGAACACGAAATCTTAAGGAATCCAGGCAGGTGTGGGTCAGAGGAGCTGGTAGGGTCAGAGCAGGGATTCAGGGATtgaaggagggaaagggagacaAAAATAGCACATGCGTGCGGAGGATAGAGGACAGAGTGTGCAGACTGTGGTCTCCATCAGGCAAGCGTTAGGATTCTGGGAAAACAGAAACGTCAGGGCTATCTGTGCACAGGACAAAGCATCGTTGTAAACGTGACTGGTGTGCCGGTATTCACACCAGAACACGAACGGCCTGATGAGAGCTGGCTGCACTCCAGGGTTCCAAAGATGCTGCAGGGGCTCAAAGCATTCCTCAAGTGCCTCCCTGGGATCTGCTTTCAAAATCCGCAGGCGAGCCACACAGGAAAATCTCACCACATTCTAATATCATTTCTCACCAGATCTACCAGCCATGACGTTTATCAAACATCCAAACGAGTTCTGGATGTTTGCAAGTCAGATGTTACCTTAAAAGATGAGGATCCGTCAGCactgagaatattaaaaaaaagaaaaaagtgcttcAGGTTCCAGTGAaaagtcttagttgctcagtcgtgtctgacactttgcaaccccatggactgtagcctgccagactcctctatccatggaattctccaggcaagaatactggagtgggttgccatttccttcttagtgGCAGTTCCTAAAGAAGAGAGGGCTGTGGATGAGTGGCAACTGCCTAGCAAGGAAACAGAAATGGCCTCCTGAAGTAATTCCTTCAATAGCCACTTTCTCATCTGATGTGTAAGTTCTGGTGTGTGTCTTACAGACTCAGTCTCCTGCTGAATAAAGGGGCTGGCAGGTGGCCCGGGGGTGGGGAGGCTAGGAGCTgaaggaaaaggcagagaggtaacagagatggggagacagaaggagagagctagagagaagatgaaaaaggagaTGAAGGAAGTTACAAAGTAAAGAAAGGAAGTGGCCTCATCAGTATTGCCTCTTCCCACCCACCCTCAGCTGCCCTGCAGGGACTTACCATAGTTCATGGGCATCGGGTGGACTGGGGGCATAGGCTGTGGGTAGCCAGCAGGGTGACCATAGCCAGGCTGTGGGTAGGCGGGATACCCCCCGGGCACGACAGACGGCTGCCCGTAGCCCCCTGGGGGCGGAGAGCCAGGGTACAGGGGGCTGCGGTCCTCATATGGAGGAGGGGCACTGGGATGGGACATGATGGCTCAAAGGCTGAGGAGAGACCCCAGCTGCTGAGACctgaaacagaaatgagaaaagcagTCATGAGTGCATAGGCTCAGCTCACTGAGCCCCAGTCCACCCTGCCTCTGCAGAGAGGACACCTTCAGTCTCTCTCCAGCACCAAGTGTCACTTTCCTGCAGGCCACTGTCCCCACGCCCGCAGTCCCGCCCACCCCACCAGCTCAGCCCCTGCCTCTCTGCCCTCACACCAGCCCCTCCTCACTGTGCAGTTTCCTGCCATAGGAAAGCAGCAGGTGGGGATTTAGCGCAGGAGCCGGGGCAGTCACATGGGTGGTATGAGAGCAGGGGGTTCTCTTAAGTGATCACTTCCAGTGACCAGGGAAGGAGCCCGATGACCCCAGCAAAGCCACTGATGAGTCACAGAGCCAGCCAGGACCCACTGAAGGGGGCAGCCCAGCCCCCACAACAGCTGGCAGGAGCTGCAGGCCTGAAAGGCGGAGCTGGGGAGAAGCCAAGGCCTCAAATGGAAGACAACAAGCTGGTCCCAGGGCCGGAGCTGCCAGGCCCAGAGGAGGAGGGCATGAGGCTGTGGAAGGTGTCAGGCTGAGTCAGGGGCCGCCAGAGAGGCCTGAGCATGTGGGTACATGGGCTGACCCCTGGGGGCTGGGAGGCTGCACAGAAAAGCAGGCTGGAGACAGGACTTTCTGGTTCCTTCAAATTACAGCCGAGGAGGAGCTTCAGGCATGTGACAGCCTGTGGCTGCCACCAGTCGCTTCAGGGCCATGCCAGGGAGTTGAATGCCAGGGAGTTCAGGGCCCTCAAACCCCTGGGGAAGGGTCAAGACGCCAGGCCCTGGTGGCCCTGGGATTCCTGCCTGTTTGCCCCCAGGCTTGGCGGCTGAGAAAGGCTAGACCACTGAGGAGTGATGCCAGAGCCAGCCAGTGCCCTCTCTGAGGCAGGAGAGCCCCATGGCCGGGGaagggcagaggaaggaggggaagggaaccCCAGAAACATCCCAAAGGGACCCCCAGACTGTACGGCCCCAAGTGCTCAGTTCCACAGGGGGACTCAGGCCCAGAGCAGTAAAGTGACTCCCAAGATCACAAAACTAGCTCATTTAATAGTCAAAGAGCCGAGGTCTTCCTGATCCtgggtaaaagtgaaagtgttagctgcttagtcatgtccgactatttgcgaccctacggactgtaactcgccaggctcctctgtccgtcggattctccaggcaagaatactggagcgggtagccatttccttctccaggggatcttcctgatccaggaattgcaccagggtctcccactttgcaggcagattcttcaccatctgcacctccagggaagtctaggTGTCCGCTCTAGTATGCgatgttctctgtgtctcttatgcCAGATAACTGTCCTCTGGACCTGGTATCCCCCTCTGAGGTGGCAGAGATGGGGGCTTGGGAAAAGTTGAGGAGGAGGTCCCTGGAAGGGCCGAGCCCTGACAGAGTCTGGGCCCCTTCAGAGAGCCACAGCCACCCCTAAAGCGTCTCCCAAGGGCACATCTTCCTTCAGGACGCCACAGGGAAGATACATGCCCAGGTCAAGGTCAGCAGACATGCACAGAGGATCTGCCGGAAGGGCAGAACAGACCCTTCTTTTTAGGGCCCCCTGCACAGTTCAGGGAGCAGATAAAAAACTGTCCTAACTAACTCTTCTCTCTCGACTGGGATAACAtagaggggaggggaaggtggcagggaggggtggggaggagggctcaCGTAACAGGCCAAGTCTCTTAAAAGAGTTATTTTGAGGAAAGCCGTTCTCCATTTTCCAAGAATGAACAGACCAGACAGCAAGAGTGTATCAGGTCAGAAATAAGAAGGAACTTCCTGACAGGGTATGGCAGCAAACCATGGGCCATGGTGGAGGCCCCACATGCTGGGGTAGAGCGCTCTGAGGAAATGGAGCAGAGGGAAACAGGGAGACCCAACACTGAGTGGTGTGAGTTCAAGAAACAGAGCGAGCAACTGTTTTTGAAACCATTTGTGGTTTATGTCAGGGTAGCATAGACAGTTACAATATGTATATCTCCTTAACAGACCttcttaaaaaaggaaggaagagaaacccGACCCTCCTCCCCTGAAGCAAgagtctcctctccccacccgcCCCCTCTCCCCAAACACCCCTTTAACTCCACCAGGAAGACAGCTCCCCATTTGCAGGAAGCGGGAAGGGCAGGCCATCCGTGGAGTAGGGTTATCTGTCATTACTGCCCTGGGCCCAGCTGACAACAGGGTCAACACACCCACGAGACACTGGCAGGGAGGACCCTGTGGTCAGAGGCCCCAGCTGGCTGCCTGACCATGATGTCACCATGACCTGGTCCTGTCAGCAATTCAGGGTGcccctctgtgaaatggggtgaGGGGCCCAGATGATCCTTGAGCTCACGTCCAGCTCTAACAGACTCCAGGCCTGGGACTTATCTGAGGAGCCCAGTTATGTGGGGCCTGCCCTTTGCCCGACCGGCCAGCTGCCCCACCCCCTCAAGCCAAGCCAGACAAACAGGTCCCTCCCCAAGGGAAGCGCAAGGCCGGCCTTGGATAGGCCCCCAGGACGCCACGGTTTAGGCCTGGCACAGAGGGCCGTTGACTCGCGGAGATGCCCTCTGCCCTCCCGCACCCCTCCCTGTGATGTTCCTGGTTTCAGAGGAGCCAGACTTTCTGCAGGGGGTGCAGCAGCTCACAGTCCAGTTCTCTGGGGGCTCGGCCACCAGCCCATGCTCACCAGAGACCAGCATTAACCAGTTTACCTCACTGTGTCTCAGTTTTTCCACCTGGAAAGTGGATTTACCACTACAATAGTACCCTCCACAGAGCTGttacaacatttaaaagaaaaaatatgtgtaGAGTACTTAAAATGGTACCTGAACACTACCTGTAgttatttcattaaattcttaTGATATCCCAATAGGGTGGATACATTATTACCTCTgtttacaaacaaaaaaatagaagctTAGAAGaattaagtcacttgcccaagatGACTTAGCTAGGGTGTGATAAAGGCAAGACTCAGCTCCCAAAGATTCCAGAGCTCTGAACCCCTCTGCTTTCCCTCCCAAAGATTCCAGAGCTCTGAACCCCTCTGCTTTCCTCCTCATCCCCCTTTCTGTCCACTCATCACTTCTCAGCTTCCCATCTCAGCCTCTCTACTGACAAAAGAGGGCTCACACAGCAAGTGCACACTGAACCATTCAGCCCCTTCCATCATCCCCATGGTTCCCAATCTCTGTGCAGCcaccaggagaagagggtgatcaGAGATAGAGATTCTTAAAACGTCAGCACTGAAAGGAAACTCGCTATCTAAGGTAAGCTGACCCCTCCCTTTAGCAGCCAGTCCACCACGGTTGGGAGTGGGAGGGGTGTAGAGGGACCTGTCCCAGGCCATAAAGCAGGGGCTAGGGCCCAGAACTACATCCCAGCTCTCTGGTGTAGAGGCCTGTGCGCAGGAGATGGGGAGAGTGTTCAGACCAGTCAGGGGAGTGCTAGGCATAGTCACACCCCCTCTGAGCAGGACCAGATGGGCAGGAACCTCGGGCCCCAGGGCTGCCAGCATGGGCAGCTTCTGAGCCTGCTCCCTGGCCAGGGCCTGACCTACCTGTGGCCCTGACCCCTTCCTCATCATCAAGGCCTCAGCTAGGGACAAGTTTGGGGCTGGTAGGTGACCAGGAGTAGGGAAAGGCAGAAGTGGTCTGAGTCTACTTTCATGACTAAAGGTGGAAGCTGCAGGAGAAAGTGGAGTCCAAAGGAAAGGGGAAGAAGTGGGAGAAGATACAGAGACAGAGTGCAGATACTTGATGCCCAGAGACCAGAAACCAGGAATTGGTCATTTGAATTCCACCGGTAGCTAATGGAAGGGCTCGGTCTCCAGGGGCTAAAACGGACCTTCAAGGTGCCCCATCAGAAGCCTGAATTATCCTAAAACACAGTAGGCATTCAGTTTCTACTGAACACATTCCCACAACAGGAAGCGAGACTGTTTTGTGGCAAGGAGCTTGAATCATTACAACATGCTTCCTCACGATGCCTTTTATCAAGGCATTCAGGCTCCACCGCACCCTTGTCAATTTAGATCTAACCTTGCTCCCCATTTTGTGACCCCCATTTTCATGACCCATCAGGAAGGAGCCAGAACCTCTCCTTTCTCCTACACGATCCACAGACCCAGCCATCAGAAGTGGGAGGGCCCAAACACAGGACTTGTTGGCTGTCCAGGTTTTCAGAGGCAGCCTCGGGGAAGCCAGCTCCTTCCCCTGGTGCTGTCTCAGTGTGGCCAGTGTGCTCCCCGccagctggggcccaggttcaggctccctgggaggagggcatctGAAGGGTTAAGCCTCTGGAATCTGCTGAGAGGAGGCTGGATCTACTGGGGTTACAGcaaaagggtgtgtgtgtatgtctgtttgTGTGTGCTGGAGGGAGGGGTGGAAAGGAGCAGCTGACTGGTTCCGGCAACCCGTGCTCCTCTCTGCCAGGAACGGGTGCCCAGGGCCAGAGTGGAAAGAATAGCTCAGGGTGAGTATCTCAGGAAACTCCACCCAGCAGGAAAGCCCCTGGCCCACTGTGACCAAGTCTCTCGTGACAgcctcctctccctttccctaccccaaaccaccccccaccccagctctcctctcccctccaagAAAACACTTGGCCCTCCTAACCCAGCACAGAGCCAGGAGGGCAGAGGAGTAAAAAAGATCCACCCAGGAGTGGCTGGGCTCGCCACCATGTCTGACACACAGACCAAGGGCCCAGAATCAATTTAGCCTTCTGACTGTCTGGCCTCGGAGGTCAACAGGATGAAGCCAAGAGGATCTGAAAACTGAAAACGTCAGAGCTGGAACAAACTTTAGAAATCATCTGGTCATTTGACAGACTAGGAAATCCCAGAGCCAAGGAAGTTCCTGCCCAGCCAGTGAAAGGCCCTCTTGGTCATGGGTTTGGAACTTTCattcccagccctgcccactgTCGGAGAACACAGAGTAACAGACGTCAGCGCACACACCCCTGAGGCGGAGCCACAaccagctcccctcccccagttcTCCT encodes:
- the TMBIM1 gene encoding protein lifeguard 3, producing MSHPSAPPPYEDRSPLYPGSPPPGGYGQPSVVPGGYPAYPQPGYGHPAGYPQPMPPVHPMPMNYGAGHGYDGGERAVSDTFGSGDWDDRKVRHAFIRKVYTIISIQLLVTVGIIAVFTFVKPVGDFVRANMAVYYASYAVFLVTYLTLACCQGPRRRFPWNIILLIIFTLAMAYMTGTISSVYKTKAVIIAMIITAVVSISVTIFCFQTKVDFTSCTGLFCVLGIVMTVTGIITVIVLVFKYVYWLHMVYAALGAICFTLFLAYDTQMVLGNRKHTISPEDYITGALQIYTDIVYIFTFVLQLVGSRD